The Methanomassiliicoccales archaeon DNA segment TCCTTCATCTGGCAGATGCCCGATTCGGAGTAGTCGAGGGCGGTGACCTTGAACCCCTCCTTGGCGAAAAGACAGGTATCCCGCCCCTGCCCGCATCCCAGCTCCAATATGTCCTTGCAAGCATACTTCCTGAAAATGTCCACGGCCCGACGCCCGAGATCACTTGGCCCAGTGCCAAAGTAGTCGGCCTTGGTGGTATAGGCTGAGTTCCATTGTTTTCTTTGGGTACCTTCTTCCATGCCTTCGCCGTCCCTTAGGTCCTCTTTTTCAATATCGTTCTCGCGTCCATGCTTATGTTGATATGGGTCGTGAGAACAGGTCCTTGCTTCCAGTCGAGTTCATCTACCATCTCCCGCCCCACGGCAGGACGGTCATGATGATATCTCCAATCTCTGACACTCATAAATACATATAATATTAATTATATAGGAATATAAAAATTATTTATTGTTAAGGCTCGTGGCCCTTCCCGACGCTCAGCAGATGCGAGGGACCGGATCACCGACGGGAGGTTCCAGTATGCGCCGGCCACCGACCTCGGTGCGCATCATGACATGCTTGACGGCGTTGCTGGCCCGGCCAACGATGGCCGCGTTTCGTCCGTGCTCGTCGACACGAAGAGCTTTCAAAATATCCTCCGCCATTTCCGGGACGCAGGCGATGATGACCTTTCCTTCGTTGCCGATGGTCAGGGGATCCAGACCAAGCATTTCGCTGGCGTTGCGCACCGCCTCTGAAATAGGAATGTCCTTCTCCACCAGCTCGATGCCCACCTTGGACTTGGAGCTCCATTCGTTGATGGCGTTGGCGAAGCCGCCGCGAGTGGCGTCCTTCATGGAGGTTATTCCACCCACCTCCAGCAGCTTCCCGATCATGTGGTTCAGGGGGGCGCAGTCGCTCTGCACCTTGCTCTCGAATCCGTATCCCTCGCGGAAGGAGAGCAGGGCGATGCCATGGTCCCCCAGGGTCCCGGAGGCCATTATCACGTCCCCGTCCCGCACGTTGTCGTCCGTGAGCCAGCGTGAATCTATCTTACGATAATCGGAGGCGACCTTCACATTGTGATCCATGGACGGGTGGCGCTTGCCTATCGCCGCGGCGGATATGACCATCCTGTCGATGGCGCCCTTCTCCATTACCTTGGTGTCGCCGGTGACCACCGGGACGCCAGCGATCTCCGAATAGCGACCCACGCTCTTGACCACCCTTTCCAGGACCTCGATTTCCAACCCTTCCTCTAGGATCATGGACATGGACAGCGCCAGGGGCTTCCCGCCCATGACCGCGATATCGTTGACCGTGCCGCTGACCGCCAGGGATCCGATGTCCCCGCCGGGGAAGAAAAGGGGCTTGACCGTATGCCCATCCGTGGTGAACACGATGTCGTCGACCACGGCTGCGTCGTCCAAGGAGTCCAGAGGGACCTCGGTCCTTATCTTGGGATAGAAGGGCGTGATCGATCTGGCGATGAGCTCCTGCATCATCTCCCCGCCAGCCCCGTGGCCCATGGTGACCCGCTTCATGAGCCTTGGAAGAAAGGATGCAGATAAAAAAGGTTGCTTTAGAATGAAAGAGAAGATAGAATAAAAAGGAAAAGTGATAAAAGGTGGCTGGCCAGGCCACGTTAGGGCGTTCAATCCTTCTTGGACTGCTTTTCCGCCTTCTTCTGCATCTTCTCCTCGCGACCTTCCCTCTGCAGCCTGCCCGGGGCCCACCAGGCCTTCTTGCCCATGACAGCCAGACCGGCCGGAACGATGTAGGTCCTGACGATCATGGCATCGAGAAGCACGGCCACCGAAAGGGCGAAACCGAATTCCTGCAGCATGGCGTTGCTGGACAGCATCATGGACCCGAATGCACCGACCATTATCAGCGCCAGGGCGGTGATGATGCCGCCGGTCCAATCCACCGCGTCCACCACGGCCTGCTTGGTGTCCTTACCCTTGTGATACTCCTCCCTGATGCGGGTCAGGATGAACACATTATAGTCAATGCCTATGCCCATCAGCATGACGAATAGAATGAGCGGGATGAGCCACAGGACCGGCAGTCCCATGAGGGTCCCGAACACAAAGTTCGTCAGGGCGAAGGCCCAGGTGATGCTCATAGCTATCGAGATCACGGCGAAGGTCGGCAGCAGTATGGAACCGAGCACGATCATCAGCACTACGAAGATGCCAATGATCACCAGTATCTCGATGTTGGTGAACTGGGCGGAGGTGCTCTGGCTCGTATCGTACAGCGCAGCGGTCGTTCCGCCTACCAATATCTGCGAATCGGCCAATAGCGGTTCCTGGTCCTTCGCATCAGCCATCTCGCCCCTCAGTTCATGCATGAACTTCACCGACCCGGCGCTCTGCGGCTGGTCGACCAGTATCACCGTCAGCAGCATGCTCTTGTTGTCTTTGCCCATGCAGGAGAGCATGCTGGACATTACCTGTGCCCTCTCCTCGTCGGGCAGGTAGGTCAGGTTGCGGTAGTCGATAGGTTCGCCGTAGGGGTAGGTGATGCCCGTAACCTTCTGCACCTCTGACTGCGCGGCGATGGTCGCAGTGACGTTATTCAATGCGTCCAGATAGGCATAATTGAAGGTCGTGCCGTCGTAGATCACCGTTTCACCGGTGACAACGATCTGGGTGGGCGTGATGGAGCCGGCCCCGAAATCGTCGGTCAAGGTCCTCATACCCCCGATGCTCTCCGAGTCACCCATGGCTCCGATGAAATCGAAGGAGGTCTCCGTGGTCACGAACAGATAGGTGGTGGGAACGGTGACCAGTATGGCCGCTATCAGCACCACCTTGGCGTGATTCACCGAGAACGTGGCCGCCTTGTGGAAGTAGCCATGATTCCCGGCCTTCTTCTTCTCCATGAACTTGGTGGCGTATTTCTCCCACCTCTTCCCGGTCGTGGGCCAGAATATCTTGTTTCCCACGAGCATCAGGATGGACGGGATCAGGGTCAGGGCCACCAGGAGAGCGATGATTATGGCACCGGCCATGACTAGGCCCATGGTCTGCACGAAGGCGAATTTTGCGGTGGCCATGGCCAAAAAGGCGATGATGACCGTGGAGGCACTAGTAGCGACCGATTCTCCGGCCCAGGTCAGCGAGGTATGCACGGCCTCTTCCCGGTTCGCACCCTTTATGCGCTCCTCCCGGTAGCGCGTGACGATGAAGATGGAGTAGTCCGTACCCACGCCCATCAGCAGGGCGAACAAGATAGTGGAGATCATGTAGTTGACGTCAAATATCGTGGACGCCAAGATGAACACCATAGCCTCACTAACGCCAATGGTGACGCCCACCGCGCCCAAAGGCAGGAACTGCCCGACAACTGTGCGGAACAGATAGCCCATCAGGACCAATATCACGATGATGGTGATTGGTTCGATCAGGGACATGTCCTTGCCGGAGTCCTCCTTCATATCAGCGGATATGGCGGCCTCGCCGGTAACGTAGGTGGTCACTTCGTAGCCGGTGTCCTCCTTGGCCTCGTCGAGGATGTCCCGAACTTCGGGCACCACGTCGGTCGTGGAAAAGCTGCCGTCCTCGGAGATGAAGGACGCGCTGACGCTGAAGGACAGCATCATCAGCATGGTCCGATTGTTGGGGGAGATAAAGCCGCTGATCAGCTGGTCAGGCATGGCCACCGGGTAGGTGTCCAGGGTGCCAGTGCTGAGCAGCGAAAGGACGTAGAAGTATACGTCGATCGGGTTGTACGTGGGGCCCAGGTCGTAGACCTCCTGCAGGAAGGTCATGTTGCTAACGCCGGCCATGTTGGTGATCATGCCCAAAGTGAAGGCGTGCACCACCGTCTGGTTGTTGAAGTTCCCCATGTTGAAAGAGCCCAGGACGGAGGTCATAACCTGCTTGCTGGATTCCTCCAGTGGCAGGCTGTTGATGAAGGTAGGGGCGACCGAACCGACGCAGTACGCGCCGCGGACCGCCGGATCGGTTACCAATGAAATGTTGCTTGCAGTGTAGTTCCAGGTGGCTGCGAAGGCCCCGTAGTAACCGTAGGTCAGGGCCGAGGTGTTAGCGTCCGCGCCGACCAGGTAGGAACTCAGCGTGCCCATGGTGGCCGAGTAGGCGTAGGCGGAGGCGTTCGTCTCGTTAGAGTCGGTAGCGTAATATCCCGCCCAGTTTTGAACATGGAGGGCCGGGATGCCCCACAGCAGGAAGGCACTCTGGTTCACCTGGGTCTCGGCGGAGTACATCTCCGGCCCGAGCGTGGTGACGGTCATGTATATGATCTGGCCCGCGTAGGAGTATATCGAGGAAGTGCTCTCGAGATAGGGAAGGTCCGCGCTCTCCAAATTCTGCTGCAGCTCGATGACGTAGTCCCGGGCGTCAGTCCCGGTCATGTCATCCGATTGCAGCACGATGATAAGGGTGCTGTTGGAAACGGAACTTTGGAAGTTCTCCGCGATGATGTTCGCGGCGAGGCCGGACTCGCTGGTGTCCTCACCGGACGCCATGTTAGAGCTGTAACTGACCACGTCGTTGAGGGACATCATGGCTGGGACGCTGGCCAATAGGGCGATGACCCAGATCACGATGATGAGCTTGTATCTTTTAGTGACTATATTGGCTAATTTGTCGAATACCATCGGTAAGCCTCTTTCCGGAAGAGATGACTCGCCAATATTGATTATATTTATAGACTTGTTGTCACTACAGAAGTGACATGCCCGATATAATCGACCACCTTCAGAAGCTGGGCCTAAGCGAGTACGAGGCCAAGGCCTACGTGGCCGCGGTGGCTCTGGGAGAAGGAACGATCAAAGAGATCAGCGAGGAGAGCAAGGTGCCTCGGTCCAGAGCGTACGATATCATGGAACGTCTTCTGGAGAAAGGGTTCGTGGAGGCCGGGAACACCGTCCCCCGCTGTTACCGGGCCAACGATCCCGCCGAGGCCTTCGACCATCTCATCGTTGAGATAGAGAGCTCCAGGGACGAGGTGGTCAAGGCGCTTGACGAGATCGGCCAGCGAGCTGAGAGGCGCGACAATCCCATATGGACCATCAAGGGAGAATGGGCCATAGACCACAAGGTCAGCGAGATGTTGGATTCGGCCCAGAAAGACGTGGTCATAATAAGTTTGCACAACAGCTATCTGCGAAGGTACGCCAAACAGATAGCCAGAGTATCTGCGGAAAAGCCGATCACCGTGTTGATCGCCCACGATGCCGAGGGCTTCGTCGGATTGCTGGGGAAGGCCAGGACGATCAAATTAAGCGACAAGATGCTCAGCCCTCCCGAGCCGTTCATGACCGGCACCATGGACCTGATGCCGAAGGACCCCGAGTACGATGTGGAGCTGCTGATGGTCTGCGATCACGGCGACTCGATGGTGCTGTCCAAGGAGGGCAACGGCCATCGAGCGATAATAAGCAGCGGGACAGTGGTGGACTACTTCATCAACAGGATAATGGAGATGGCCATGATGGAAGCGAGGGGCGGCGAGTGATGATAAATAGATGCCATTGAAGTACTGGCATTGGAATCAATGTCTCGATATTCCGTTCTATTAATATTAGCATAGAACGTGCCGACTGGTGAACAATAATCTTATCAACCACCGCACTTTACCTACAGGCAGGGCTCGTAGGGTAGCCTGGATTATCCTTTTGGCCTTCGAAGCCGACGACTGGGGTTCAAATCCCCACGGGCCCGCCATTCCTGTTATTCAGTGGTCCGTTCGCCAAAGGGAAGAATATGGAGGGAAACGTCTTGGTACCGTTCACCGCGGAGCTATCCACACGCGCTGAAGAAAATGTCGCTGTGAACGAGACAGATACCGTTAGCGATATATGCGCGGTTCCGGATACAGTGTTCGTCGACGACGAGGTCGGTTCGTCCGAGCGACCCAATCGACGATAAAGAAGAGGGAAACAACATGGACGGTATGATATTGGTCGTCGCACTATTTCTGCCAACGATAGTTCTTGTGGGATTGGCCTTGATGGTCCTGCGCAAGAGGAAGAAGAAGGGGTCGGCAGGGAAGAAGTGAACTCCTTTCGACGGGGCTGACCGGCCTCATTGATTCCATTTTATTCTGCAAGGCCACAGTGCCCGACCGTAAGGCGCAAGTTCAGAATCTCATCCATCGTCCTCACTGGTGGACAGCGCTCTTCAACCATTGACCCGGATCGCCCGATCAGCATCGCTTTGTGCAAAAGGGTCATTACCGTCCACTATATCTCCTCCTCATGGACCCATCAGTGCTCCTCGGGCTGACCGCCGGTTTCATCACCACCATAGGATTCGTCCCTCAGATAGTAAAAGGGTTGAAGACCGGGAGCATGAAGGACGTCTCCTTGACCATGCCATTGGTCCTGATAGGCGGCATGTCCATGTGGTTGGTTTACGGTCTAATGATTAGTGATTTGCCAATCGTTCTCTGGAACTCAGTGTCCGTTCTACTCAACGTGGCGCTCGTGATCCTAAAGGTCCGCAGCATCTGACCACATGGAACGGGGAACGATGGTGAGGTTGGTGGCGACCCCATTTTCTATATCATCACATAAAGAAATCGGTTGCTTGAGGTAATATCAAGATATGGAAGCCTTTCCCAAATCGGTCAGGCCGTAGACCCGCCAGTTCTTGTTCTGCCGCCAGACTATCATTCCAGCCTTCTCCAATATGCTAAGGTGGTAAGAGAGTTTAGAATCGCTGAGACCGGTGAGGTCCTTCAAAACGCAAGGGCAGAGCTCGCTCCCGCCCAGAAGGTATATGATCGATATCCGGACCGGATCAGATAAGGCCTGATGTCTCTCCGCAATCATCTTCATGGTCTTTTCATCCGGCAGGCTGGCCTGGAGCCTATCTCGACCTCCGGCCTCCTTCAGGCCGGCGGCCACCTCCGGAGGTAAGGCACCGTCC contains these protein-coding regions:
- the hypE gene encoding hydrogenase expression/formation protein HypE, coding for MKRVTMGHGAGGEMMQELIARSITPFYPKIRTEVPLDSLDDAAVVDDIVFTTDGHTVKPLFFPGGDIGSLAVSGTVNDIAVMGGKPLALSMSMILEEGLEIEVLERVVKSVGRYSEIAGVPVVTGDTKVMEKGAIDRMVISAAAIGKRHPSMDHNVKVASDYRKIDSRWLTDDNVRDGDVIMASGTLGDHGIALLSFREGYGFESKVQSDCAPLNHMIGKLLEVGGITSMKDATRGGFANAINEWSSKSKVGIELVEKDIPISEAVRNASEMLGLDPLTIGNEGKVIIACVPEMAEDILKALRVDEHGRNAAIVGRASNAVKHVMMRTEVGGRRILEPPVGDPVPRIC
- a CDS encoding MMPL family transporter, with amino-acid sequence MVFDKLANIVTKRYKLIIVIWVIALLASVPAMMSLNDVVSYSSNMASGEDTSESGLAANIIAENFQSSVSNSTLIIVLQSDDMTGTDARDYVIELQQNLESADLPYLESTSSIYSYAGQIIYMTVTTLGPEMYSAETQVNQSAFLLWGIPALHVQNWAGYYATDSNETNASAYAYSATMGTLSSYLVGADANTSALTYGYYGAFAATWNYTASNISLVTDPAVRGAYCVGSVAPTFINSLPLEESSKQVMTSVLGSFNMGNFNNQTVVHAFTLGMITNMAGVSNMTFLQEVYDLGPTYNPIDVYFYVLSLLSTGTLDTYPVAMPDQLISGFISPNNRTMLMMLSFSVSASFISEDGSFSTTDVVPEVRDILDEAKEDTGYEVTTYVTGEAAISADMKEDSGKDMSLIEPITIIVILVLMGYLFRTVVGQFLPLGAVGVTIGVSEAMVFILASTIFDVNYMISTILFALLMGVGTDYSIFIVTRYREERIKGANREEAVHTSLTWAGESVATSASTVIIAFLAMATAKFAFVQTMGLVMAGAIIIALLVALTLIPSILMLVGNKIFWPTTGKRWEKYATKFMEKKKAGNHGYFHKAATFSVNHAKVVLIAAILVTVPTTYLFVTTETSFDFIGAMGDSESIGGMRTLTDDFGAGSITPTQIVVTGETVIYDGTTFNYAYLDALNNVTATIAAQSEVQKVTGITYPYGEPIDYRNLTYLPDEERAQVMSSMLSCMGKDNKSMLLTVILVDQPQSAGSVKFMHELRGEMADAKDQEPLLADSQILVGGTTAALYDTSQSTSAQFTNIEILVIIGIFVVLMIVLGSILLPTFAVISIAMSITWAFALTNFVFGTLMGLPVLWLIPLILFVMLMGIGIDYNVFILTRIREEYHKGKDTKQAVVDAVDWTGGIITALALIMVGAFGSMMLSSNAMLQEFGFALSVAVLLDAMIVRTYIVPAGLAVMGKKAWWAPGRLQREGREEKMQKKAEKQSKKD
- a CDS encoding SemiSWEET transporter, yielding MDPSVLLGLTAGFITTIGFVPQIVKGLKTGSMKDVSLTMPLVLIGGMSMWLVYGLMISDLPIVLWNSVSVLLNVALVILKVRSI
- a CDS encoding metalloregulator ArsR/SmtB family transcription factor, with amino-acid sequence MAGQYESRSEDRDGALPPEVAAGLKEAGGRDRLQASLPDEKTMKMIAERHQALSDPVRISIIYLLGGSELCPCVLKDLTGLSDSKLSYHLSILEKAGMIVWRQNKNWRVYGLTDLGKASIS